A single Pseudomonas sp. MM223 DNA region contains:
- the pstC gene encoding Phosphate transport system permease protein PstC (*Name pstC), protein MNTPFAIPDNPDSACQPPSAKDFLVDRTFRALARIGVVLVLALVFALVYEVGRKALPGIEKHGFDVLFGSVWDVNQGKYGILPAIWGTLYSALIALLIAGFFGVSMAIFLTQDFLPAKLAAVFRTIVELLAAIPSVVYGLWGIYVVIPAIRPLTAWLNSELGWIPFFGTSLSGPGLLPAALVLAIMILPTIAAVSQDALTSVPMKTKQAAYGMGTTHWEAILKVMVPSAATGIFGSLVLGLGRALGETMALAMLVGNANTISLSLFAPANTLAALLALNFPEAGPNEVEVLMYAALVLMFITLLVNVLGSMIMLYAQRGNKQ, encoded by the coding sequence ATGAACACACCTTTTGCCATACCGGATAACCCCGATTCCGCGTGCCAGCCACCGTCTGCGAAAGACTTCCTGGTCGATCGCACCTTCCGTGCGCTTGCACGCATTGGTGTGGTGCTGGTGCTGGCGCTGGTCTTCGCGCTGGTCTACGAAGTGGGCCGCAAGGCACTGCCCGGCATCGAAAAGCACGGCTTTGACGTGCTGTTCGGCAGCGTCTGGGACGTCAACCAAGGCAAGTACGGTATTCTGCCAGCGATCTGGGGTACGCTTTACAGTGCCTTGATTGCCCTGTTGATCGCCGGTTTCTTCGGCGTCAGCATGGCCATTTTCCTGACCCAGGATTTCCTTCCGGCCAAGCTCGCCGCGGTGTTTCGCACCATCGTCGAACTGCTCGCCGCCATCCCCAGCGTGGTCTACGGCCTGTGGGGCATCTATGTGGTCATCCCGGCGATTCGCCCGCTGACCGCCTGGTTGAACAGCGAGCTGGGCTGGATCCCGTTTTTCGGCACTTCCCTGAGCGGGCCTGGCCTGCTGCCTGCGGCGCTGGTACTGGCGATCATGATCCTGCCGACCATCGCTGCCGTTTCCCAGGATGCGCTGACCAGCGTACCGATGAAAACCAAGCAGGCCGCCTATGGCATGGGTACTACCCACTGGGAAGCCATCCTCAAGGTGATGGTGCCATCCGCCGCTACCGGCATCTTTGGTTCGCTGGTGTTGGGCCTGGGCCGCGCGCTCGGTGAAACCATGGCCCTGGCCATGCTGGTCGGCAACGCCAACACCATTTCCCTTTCCTTGTTCGCCCCGGCCAACACCCTGGCGGCGCTGCTGGCGCTGAACTTCCCGGAAGCCGGCCCGAACGAGGTCGAAGTGCTGATGTATGCAGCACTGGTACTGATGTTCATCACGTTGCTGGTGAACGTGCTTGGCTCGATGATCATGCTCTACGCCCAGCGGGGTAACAAACAATGA
- the pstS_1 gene encoding Phosphate-binding protein PstS (*Name pstS_1), with amino-acid sequence MKRLMKSAALAVAVSLCATSAAFAAENVRLTGSGASFPAPIYLTWFKDFSKNTAGVTVDYQSKGSGAGVQDFLNKTVDFAASDSAMSEADIAKVGEGVQLLPMTAGEIVLAYNLPGNPKGLKLPREVYSNIFLGKITQWNDPQIAAANPELKLPATPITVVVRADSSGTTAVFTKHLSAINADFKQGLGEGNTVNWPATDKFIKSPKNDGVTATVRQTPGAIGYIEYGFAKLAKVDFAVLQNKAGQYVVPNAESGAEALAAVNMPENLVAWLPDPDGAKSYPITSYTWMIFRKDNGNPEKAKAMREMVEYSLTKGQTIADSMGYIPLPASVVDQVRKASANIQ; translated from the coding sequence ATGAAACGCCTGATGAAGTCTGCTGCACTCGCCGTTGCGGTCTCCCTTTGCGCCACTTCGGCAGCCTTTGCTGCAGAAAACGTTCGCCTGACAGGTTCCGGCGCCAGCTTCCCTGCACCGATCTACCTGACCTGGTTCAAGGACTTCAGCAAGAACACTGCTGGCGTCACCGTTGACTACCAGTCCAAGGGCAGCGGTGCGGGCGTTCAGGACTTCCTGAACAAGACCGTCGACTTCGCCGCCAGCGACTCGGCCATGAGCGAAGCAGACATTGCCAAGGTTGGCGAAGGCGTGCAGTTGCTGCCAATGACCGCCGGTGAAATCGTCCTGGCCTACAACCTGCCGGGCAACCCTAAAGGGCTGAAGCTGCCACGTGAGGTGTACTCCAACATCTTCCTGGGCAAGATCACCCAGTGGAACGACCCGCAAATCGCCGCGGCCAACCCTGAACTGAAACTGCCTGCTACCCCGATCACCGTGGTGGTACGTGCCGACTCCAGCGGTACCACTGCTGTGTTCACCAAGCACCTGTCGGCCATCAATGCTGACTTCAAACAAGGCCTGGGCGAGGGCAACACCGTCAACTGGCCGGCCACCGACAAGTTCATCAAGTCGCCGAAGAACGATGGCGTAACTGCCACCGTCCGCCAGACCCCGGGCGCCATCGGCTACATCGAATACGGCTTCGCCAAGCTGGCCAAGGTCGACTTCGCCGTGCTGCAGAACAAGGCTGGCCAATACGTCGTGCCAAACGCAGAGAGCGGTGCCGAAGCACTGGCTGCGGTGAACATGCCGGAAAACCTGGTGGCCTGGCTGCCTGACCCGGACGGTGCCAAGTCCTACCCGATCACTTCCTACACCTGGATGATCTTCCGCAAGGACAACGGCAACCCGGAAAAAGCCAAGGCCATGCGTGAAATGGTCGAGTACAGCCTGACCAAAGGCCAGACCATCGCCGACTCGATGGGTTACATCCCGCTGCCTGCGTCGGTTGTCGACCAGGTGCGTAAAGCGTCGGCCAACATCCAGTAA
- the rppH_1 gene encoding RNA pyrophosphohydrolase (*Name rppH_1): MKAMDSATARRKGIKLRATVIYRKDGQVLFVRKRNAKWNLPGGRVEPDETPLQAARREMAEETGLAFDELRFVSEYREERVIHYLFEARKAADKPRPLNEIDACRWIKPRQVAKRRVRRPIKTLLRRCA; the protein is encoded by the coding sequence ATGAAGGCAATGGACAGCGCTACAGCCAGGCGCAAAGGCATCAAACTGCGCGCCACGGTCATTTACCGCAAGGATGGCCAGGTGCTTTTCGTGCGCAAGCGCAACGCCAAATGGAACCTGCCAGGTGGCAGGGTAGAACCGGACGAAACGCCGCTGCAGGCGGCGCGGCGAGAGATGGCGGAAGAAACAGGCCTGGCCTTCGATGAACTGCGCTTTGTCAGTGAGTACCGCGAGGAGCGGGTCATTCACTACCTCTTCGAAGCCCGCAAAGCGGCAGACAAGCCGCGCCCCCTGAACGAAATCGACGCCTGCCGCTGGATCAAGCCCAGGCAAGTGGCCAAGCGCCGGGTAAGGCGCCCGATAAAAACCTTGCTCAGGCGCTGCGCATGA
- a CDS encoding Polyphosphate:ADP phosphotransferase, which translates to MTETEHALMRRIHRELLDHSDEELELELAEDGHDLNALFDEHVEDGSEKAARRTYFRELFRLQGELVKLQSWVVKTGHKVVILFEGRDAAGKGGVIKRITQRLNPRVCRVAALPAPNDRERTQWYFQRYVSHLPAAGEIVLFDRSWYNRAGVEKVMGFCNDDQYEEFFRTVPEFERMLARSGIQLIKYWFSISDQEQHLRFLSRVHDPLKQWKLSPMDLESRRRWEAYTKAKEIMLERTHIAEAPWWVVQADDKKKARLNCIHHLLGQMPYEEVEVPMIELPQRVRKEDYIRNPTPKEIIVPQVY; encoded by the coding sequence ATGACCGAAACAGAACACGCCTTGATGAGGCGCATCCACCGTGAACTGCTCGACCACAGCGACGAAGAACTGGAGCTGGAACTGGCCGAAGACGGCCACGACCTGAATGCGCTGTTCGACGAACATGTCGAGGACGGTAGCGAAAAGGCCGCGCGCAGGACCTACTTCCGCGAACTGTTCCGCCTGCAGGGCGAACTGGTAAAGCTGCAAAGCTGGGTGGTCAAGACCGGCCACAAAGTGGTGATCCTGTTCGAGGGCCGTGATGCTGCCGGCAAAGGTGGCGTCATCAAGCGCATCACCCAACGCCTGAACCCCAGGGTGTGCCGGGTTGCCGCCCTGCCCGCGCCGAACGACCGCGAACGCACCCAATGGTACTTCCAGCGTTACGTTTCACATTTGCCGGCCGCCGGTGAGATCGTGCTGTTTGACCGCAGCTGGTACAACCGCGCTGGCGTGGAGAAGGTCATGGGCTTTTGCAACGATGACCAGTACGAAGAGTTTTTCCGTACCGTGCCGGAGTTCGAGCGCATGCTGGCGCGCTCGGGCATTCAGCTGATCAAGTACTGGTTCTCGATTTCCGACCAGGAGCAGCACCTGCGCTTCCTCAGCCGCGTACACGACCCGCTCAAGCAGTGGAAGCTCAGCCCCATGGACCTGGAGTCCCGCCGGCGTTGGGAGGCCTATACCAAGGCCAAGGAAATCATGCTGGAGCGCACCCATATTGCCGAGGCGCCCTGGTGGGTGGTGCAGGCCGACGACAAGAAGAAGGCCAGGCTCAACTGCATCCACCATCTGCTTGGGCAAATGCCTTATGAAGAGGTGGAAGTGCCGATGATCGAGTTGCCGCAACGGGTCAGGAAAGAGGACTACATCCGCAACCCGACGCCGAAGGAAATCATCGTGCCGCAGGTTTACTGA
- the metI_2 gene encoding D-methionine transport system permease protein MetI (*Name metI_2): protein MNDLLTNVDWAEIAQACLETLSMLGAALGFTVLLGLPLGVLLYLTGQRQLLAHGPLYRSLSVVVNVLRSLPFIILLIVLIPLTTLLTGTSLGVKGTIPPLVVGCTPFFARLVETALREVDRGLVEASQAMGGSIAQIIRYTLLPEARTGLIAAVTVTAIVLVDYTAMAGVIGGGGLGDLAIRFGYQRFQTDVMVVTVLLLILLVQALQMSGDRLVRHFTRR, encoded by the coding sequence ATGAATGACCTGCTGACCAACGTCGACTGGGCGGAAATCGCCCAGGCCTGCCTGGAAACGCTGAGCATGCTGGGCGCCGCGCTGGGCTTTACCGTGCTGCTCGGCCTGCCCCTTGGTGTGCTGCTGTACCTGACCGGGCAGCGCCAGTTGCTGGCGCACGGCCCGCTATACCGAAGCCTGTCGGTGGTGGTCAACGTGCTGCGCTCGCTGCCGTTCATCATCCTGCTGATCGTGCTGATTCCGCTGACCACCCTGCTGACCGGCACTTCGCTGGGGGTGAAGGGCACCATCCCGCCGCTGGTAGTCGGCTGCACGCCGTTCTTCGCGCGGTTGGTAGAAACCGCCCTGCGCGAAGTGGACCGCGGCCTGGTCGAGGCCAGCCAGGCCATGGGCGGCAGCATCGCGCAGATCATCCGCTACACCCTGCTGCCCGAAGCGCGCACCGGGCTGATCGCGGCGGTCACCGTCACTGCCATCGTGCTGGTCGACTACACCGCCATGGCCGGGGTAATCGGCGGTGGTGGCCTGGGCGACCTGGCGATCCGCTTCGGTTACCAACGCTTCCAGACCGATGTAATGGTGGTCACCGTGCTGTTGCTGATCCTGCTGGTGCAGGCGCTGCAGATGAGCGGGGACCGCCTGGTAAGACATTTCACCCGCCGCTGA
- the pstA gene encoding Phosphate transport system permease protein PstA (*Name pstA): MTDLTTPVAALPSLQRKLEGRALRSLVLTTLAWFAALVASVPLISVLYMLITRGGARLNLEVFTELPPTGFEMGGGFGNAMAGTFVMVGIAAAIAVPVGILAAVFLAELGPDSKLANAARFAAKMLTGLPSILAGVFAYALVVMTTGTYSAPAGGVALAVLMLPIVVLTAEESMKMVPKIMKDAAYGMGCTRAQVIWKIVLPTGLPAILTGVMLAVARAAGETAPLLFTALFSNYWIYHDGSLAVMNPTASLAVLIYNFSGMPFDNQLELAWAASLVLVMIVLVINILSRVFGKPKY, translated from the coding sequence ATGACTGACTTGACGACCCCTGTAGCCGCTTTGCCCAGCCTGCAACGCAAGCTGGAAGGCCGTGCCCTGCGCAGCCTGGTGTTGACCACCCTGGCATGGTTTGCGGCACTGGTGGCCAGTGTGCCGCTGATTTCCGTGCTGTACATGCTGATTACCCGCGGCGGTGCACGGCTTAACCTGGAAGTGTTCACCGAGCTGCCGCCGACCGGCTTCGAGATGGGTGGCGGCTTTGGCAACGCCATGGCCGGTACTTTCGTCATGGTCGGCATTGCCGCCGCCATCGCGGTACCGGTCGGTATCCTGGCAGCGGTGTTCCTGGCCGAACTCGGCCCCGACAGCAAGCTGGCCAATGCCGCACGCTTCGCCGCCAAGATGCTCACCGGCCTGCCGTCGATCCTGGCCGGGGTGTTTGCCTACGCCCTGGTGGTGATGACCACCGGTACCTACTCGGCACCGGCAGGTGGTGTGGCCCTGGCGGTACTGATGCTGCCGATCGTGGTGCTGACCGCTGAAGAGTCGATGAAGATGGTGCCCAAGATCATGAAAGACGCCGCCTACGGCATGGGCTGCACCCGTGCCCAGGTGATCTGGAAGATCGTCTTGCCCACCGGCCTGCCGGCCATCCTCACCGGCGTGATGCTGGCCGTGGCCCGCGCCGCTGGCGAAACCGCGCCACTGCTGTTCACCGCGTTGTTCAGCAACTACTGGATCTACCATGACGGCAGCCTGGCGGTCATGAACCCGACGGCTTCGCTTGCCGTACTGATTTACAACTTCTCCGGCATGCCGTTCGACAACCAGCTCGAGCTCGCCTGGGCGGCCTCGCTGGTGCTGGTAATGATCGTGCTGGTAATCAACATTCTGAGCCGAGTCTTCGGCAAGCCCAAGTATTGA
- the sfnC_4 gene encoding putative FMNH2-dependent monooxygenase SfnC (*Name sfnC_4), producing MPDLTVSATYDIRPPAAHIIRDDAEALAVAYQVAELLREGAAERDRNREVPADIVDAFSNSGLWGITVPRAYGGAEVSFATLARVIAIVSAADPSLGQIPQNHYCLLEDIRLQGTPQQQRYFYDLVLQGHRFANALSETGGKTVQDIRTRLVAEGDGYRIDGRKGYCTGSLYAHWLGVLALDEQDRAQLAFVQRGSPGLVIVDDWSSMGQRTTSSGTVLLDGLRVPAFNLFPSYRSYESPTLAGPFAQLTTAAIDAGIGRAALDDTIAFVREHARPWIDAQVDKASEDPLTIIQVGSLEIRQEAAEALLERAGQALDAARPAPNEDNVAQASIAVAKAKVLTTEAAIEASNRLFELGGTRSSLTRHNFDRHWRNARVHTLHDPVRWKYHLVGNWALNGIKPPRHDWN from the coding sequence ATGCCTGACTTGACCGTATCTGCTACTTACGACATTCGCCCACCTGCGGCGCACATCATTCGCGACGACGCCGAAGCGTTGGCCGTCGCTTATCAAGTCGCCGAACTGCTGCGCGAGGGCGCCGCAGAACGCGACCGCAACCGCGAAGTACCCGCCGACATCGTCGACGCGTTTTCCAACAGCGGGCTGTGGGGCATTACCGTACCGCGGGCCTATGGTGGCGCCGAGGTTTCGTTCGCCACACTTGCCCGGGTGATCGCCATCGTCTCCGCTGCCGACCCTTCGCTGGGGCAGATTCCGCAAAACCACTACTGCCTGCTCGAAGACATCCGCCTGCAAGGCACCCCGCAACAGCAACGCTATTTCTACGACCTGGTACTGCAAGGCCATCGCTTTGCCAATGCCCTGTCGGAAACTGGCGGCAAGACCGTGCAGGACATTCGCACGCGCCTGGTCGCCGAAGGTGACGGCTATCGCATCGACGGGCGCAAGGGCTACTGCACGGGTTCGCTATACGCCCACTGGCTCGGCGTGCTGGCGCTGGACGAACAGGACCGTGCCCAGTTGGCCTTCGTACAGCGCGGCAGCCCCGGGCTGGTGATTGTCGACGACTGGAGCAGCATGGGCCAGCGCACCACCTCCAGCGGCACAGTGCTGCTCGACGGCCTACGGGTGCCGGCGTTCAACCTGTTCCCCAGTTACCGCTCCTACGAAAGCCCGACCCTCGCCGGCCCTTTCGCCCAGCTGACCACCGCAGCCATCGACGCCGGCATCGGCCGCGCAGCGCTGGACGACACCATTGCCTTCGTACGCGAGCATGCCCGGCCGTGGATCGACGCTCAGGTCGACAAGGCCAGCGAAGACCCGTTGACCATCATCCAGGTCGGCTCGCTGGAAATTCGCCAGGAGGCCGCCGAGGCACTGCTCGAACGTGCAGGCCAGGCCCTGGATGCGGCCAGGCCCGCACCGAACGAAGACAACGTGGCCCAGGCGTCGATTGCGGTGGCCAAGGCCAAGGTACTGACCACCGAGGCCGCCATCGAGGCCAGCAACCGCCTGTTCGAACTGGGCGGCACGCGCTCGTCGCTGACCCGCCACAACTTCGACCGCCACTGGCGCAACGCCCGCGTGCACACCCTGCACGACCCGGTGCGCTGGAAGTACCACCTGGTCGGCAACTGGGCACTGAACGGCATCAAGCCGCCGCGCCACGACTGGAACTGA
- the mhpD gene encoding 2-keto-4-pentenoate hydratase (*Name mhpD) codes for MNSSLFVHQRTAALLLQHWRSGDLLTELPASLRPETLKQGYDSQDQLFAAAAGQRAGWKLGVGSPAGMRAANLSRPLIGQLEAKRCHADGAHIELPAVTPVTIECEIAFVLDRDIPPQAGRLPASEDIRATCVTFEVVRSRFVDRKRVGWPSFVADNVGFEALVVGNNLGAGINVPLLADLAETTEVYVDGELRARGLFGDAATDPLVSLAHLYAHAAERGQTLKAGDVVTTGAMCQPFDLNETGHQVSARFLGQALSFTL; via the coding sequence ATGAACAGTTCGCTCTTCGTACACCAACGCACTGCGGCCTTGTTACTGCAGCACTGGCGCAGCGGCGACCTGCTGACGGAACTGCCCGCCAGCCTCAGGCCCGAAACGTTGAAACAAGGCTATGACAGCCAGGACCAGTTGTTTGCCGCCGCCGCTGGCCAGCGCGCAGGGTGGAAGCTGGGTGTCGGCAGCCCCGCAGGCATGCGTGCGGCCAACCTGTCCCGGCCGCTGATTGGCCAGCTGGAAGCAAAGCGCTGCCACGCTGATGGTGCGCACATCGAGCTGCCGGCCGTGACACCTGTGACCATCGAATGCGAGATCGCCTTCGTGCTTGACCGCGATATCCCCCCGCAAGCCGGGCGTTTGCCGGCCAGCGAAGATATCCGCGCTACCTGCGTCACCTTCGAAGTGGTGCGCTCACGCTTCGTCGATCGCAAGCGCGTCGGCTGGCCAAGCTTCGTGGCGGACAACGTGGGCTTCGAAGCGCTGGTCGTGGGCAACAACCTCGGCGCAGGCATCAATGTGCCACTGCTGGCCGACCTGGCCGAGACCACCGAAGTGTACGTAGACGGCGAGTTACGCGCCCGCGGCTTGTTCGGCGATGCCGCGACCGACCCGTTGGTGTCGCTGGCCCACCTGTATGCCCATGCTGCCGAACGTGGGCAGACCTTGAAGGCCGGTGATGTGGTGACCACGGGGGCCATGTGCCAGCCGTTCGACCTGAATGAAACAGGCCATCAGGTAAGCGCCAGGTTCCTTGGCCAGGCGCTGTCGTTCACGTTGTAA
- the lgoT_3 gene encoding putative L-galactonate transporter (*Name lgoT_3), whose amino-acid sequence MNTKYAQAELGRSPEAVVSSNPFRKYQVITVSLLLVIGIINYVDRSALSIANTSIQRDMGITPSQMGILLSAFSLAYAFSQLPLGMIIDRLGSKISLGAALLGWSVAQTASGLINSFSAFIGLRVVLGIGEAPMFPSAAKALAEWFEAEKRGTPTGIVLSSTCIGPCLAPPLLTLLMITWGWRGMFIVTGVFGILVAACWFAFYKSKARYLAELPAEERERLLATQAHKQPVASARPSLRAQLAAWAELFRHKSTWGAVLGFMGVIYMLWLHLTWLPGYFEREHGLSLYQTAWVVSLAYVFGALGTIVAGRICDRLVKHGASVLGSRKRVVVTALFAAAAFTVPLSFGSGFMLSVALLCCALFSVNMASSTAWMIANTVVDSQRVASFGSIQNFGGYLAGSVAPIVTGFSIQQTGSFASAFLISAAVAAVAAMAYVLLLKQPVSTDS is encoded by the coding sequence ATGAATACCAAGTATGCGCAAGCCGAGCTCGGCCGCTCGCCGGAAGCGGTCGTGAGTTCGAACCCGTTCAGGAAATACCAGGTCATCACCGTCAGCCTGTTGCTGGTGATCGGCATCATCAACTACGTCGACCGCAGTGCGCTGTCGATTGCCAATACTTCGATCCAGCGTGACATGGGCATTACGCCGTCACAGATGGGCATTTTGCTGTCGGCGTTTTCCCTGGCGTATGCCTTCTCGCAGTTGCCGCTGGGCATGATCATCGACCGCCTGGGCAGCAAGATCTCGCTGGGGGCGGCACTGCTGGGCTGGTCGGTGGCGCAGACGGCCTCCGGCCTGATCAACAGTTTTTCCGCGTTTATCGGGTTGCGTGTAGTGCTGGGGATTGGCGAAGCACCAATGTTCCCCTCGGCGGCCAAAGCGCTGGCGGAGTGGTTCGAGGCCGAGAAGCGCGGCACGCCAACGGGCATCGTGCTGTCATCGACCTGCATCGGGCCTTGCCTGGCGCCGCCGTTGCTGACGCTGCTGATGATCACCTGGGGCTGGCGTGGCATGTTCATTGTCACCGGGGTGTTCGGCATCCTGGTCGCCGCCTGCTGGTTTGCCTTCTACAAAAGCAAGGCGCGTTACCTGGCCGAGCTGCCTGCCGAGGAACGTGAGCGGCTGCTGGCGACACAGGCCCATAAACAGCCGGTGGCAAGCGCCAGGCCGAGCCTGCGGGCACAACTGGCGGCCTGGGCCGAGCTGTTCCGCCACAAGAGCACCTGGGGCGCGGTACTGGGCTTCATGGGGGTGATCTACATGCTGTGGCTGCACCTGACCTGGCTGCCGGGCTACTTCGAACGTGAGCATGGCCTGAGCCTGTACCAGACAGCCTGGGTGGTTTCGCTGGCCTATGTATTCGGCGCGCTGGGCACCATTGTTGCGGGCCGCATCTGCGACCGCCTGGTGAAGCACGGCGCCAGTGTGTTGGGCAGCCGCAAGCGGGTAGTGGTGACGGCGCTGTTCGCGGCGGCGGCGTTTACCGTTCCGTTGTCGTTCGGCAGCGGCTTCATGCTCAGCGTGGCGCTGCTGTGCTGCGCACTGTTCAGCGTAAACATGGCCAGTTCGACCGCCTGGATGATTGCCAACACCGTGGTCGACAGCCAGCGGGTGGCCTCGTTTGGCTCGATCCAGAACTTTGGTGGCTACCTGGCAGGCTCGGTGGCACCGATCGTGACCGGGTTCAGCATCCAGCAGACCGGGTCGTTTGCTTCGGCGTTCCTGATCAGTGCTGCGGTGGCGGCGGTGGCGGCGATGGCTTATGTACTGCTGCTGAAGCAGCCGGTTTCCACCGACAGCTGA
- the dhaT gene encoding 1,3-propanediol dehydrogenase (*Name dhaT), with the protein MSLINYITQIQFDIGAIALLPAECERIGITRPLIVTDRGVRAAGIVDTALNTFAGSTAQLPIYDATPPNPNENAVREAVAMFKECGCDGIIAIGGGSAIDLAKGVAVCARHEGPLKSFAVIEGGLARITPATAPVIAVPTTAGTGSEVGRGAILILDDGRKVGVISPHVVPKAAICDPALTLGLPAQLTAATGMDAIAHCLETFMAPAFNPPADGIALDGLWRAWRFIESATRDPQNLDGRINMMSASLQGALAFQKGLGCVHSLSHALGGINPRLHHGTLNAIFLPAVITFNRKAETVLNEHKMARIAQAMGLADESQIEQAVRNMTHALGLPTGLRELGVSEEQFPRIIQGALADHSHRTNPREASAEDYQGLLEASM; encoded by the coding sequence ATGTCCCTGATCAACTACATCACCCAGATCCAATTCGATATCGGCGCCATTGCCCTGTTGCCTGCCGAATGCGAGCGCATTGGTATAACCAGGCCTTTGATCGTGACCGACCGCGGTGTACGCGCTGCCGGTATCGTCGATACGGCGTTGAACACCTTCGCCGGCAGCACTGCACAACTGCCGATCTACGACGCTACGCCACCCAACCCCAACGAGAACGCGGTGCGTGAAGCCGTGGCCATGTTCAAGGAGTGCGGCTGTGATGGGATCATCGCCATTGGCGGCGGCTCGGCAATCGACTTGGCCAAAGGTGTGGCCGTGTGTGCGCGGCACGAAGGGCCATTGAAAAGCTTTGCGGTGATCGAGGGCGGCCTGGCGCGAATCACGCCGGCAACTGCGCCGGTGATTGCCGTGCCGACCACGGCCGGGACCGGCAGTGAGGTAGGGCGGGGCGCCATCCTGATTCTCGATGACGGGCGCAAGGTGGGCGTGATCTCGCCCCATGTGGTGCCCAAGGCTGCCATTTGCGACCCGGCGCTGACCCTTGGCCTGCCTGCGCAACTTACCGCAGCCACCGGCATGGATGCGATTGCCCACTGCCTGGAAACCTTCATGGCGCCTGCGTTCAACCCGCCTGCCGACGGCATCGCCCTGGACGGCCTGTGGCGCGCCTGGCGCTTCATCGAAAGCGCAACACGAGACCCGCAGAACCTCGATGGGCGTATCAACATGATGAGCGCTTCGCTGCAAGGTGCGCTGGCCTTCCAGAAGGGCCTGGGCTGTGTGCACAGCCTGAGCCATGCCTTGGGCGGGATCAATCCGCGCCTGCACCATGGCACCCTCAACGCAATCTTCCTGCCTGCAGTCATCACCTTCAACCGCAAGGCCGAAACCGTGCTGAACGAACACAAGATGGCGCGTATCGCCCAGGCGATGGGGCTGGCCGATGAAAGCCAGATCGAACAGGCCGTCCGCAACATGACCCACGCGTTGGGCCTGCCGACCGGCCTGCGTGAACTGGGTGTAAGCGAGGAGCAGTTCCCACGCATAATCCAGGGCGCGTTGGCCGATCACAGCCATCGGACCAACCCGCGTGAGGCGTCTGCCGAGGACTACCAGGGGTTGCTAGAAGCGTCGATGTAA
- the gbpR_4 gene encoding HTH-type transcriptional regulator GbpR (*Name gbpR_4) produces MTPSLNSIMSRLHARHLRLLIELDEHRSLLGAASSVGLTQPGASKALQEIETTFGTVLFNRTNRGLEPTAAGHCAIRYARVVQTDISNLRHDLDAILRGVGGRLAVGAIMGAVPLLMRAVSQLASIQPQMSFEIIEDTSQSLLAQIESGRLDIALCRTSVSNTPQLFASTFVQDETLAVIANVDHPLKHAQTVSLAELAESRWIVYRANMPMRVQLEREFHDAGLRFPLHLVETTSILATLSLLQHRPDFVALVSIDVARQCAMNQQVCILPLAMASVSDPYELVTRKGSQTTPAMDTLTELLLQGGQHNNS; encoded by the coding sequence ATGACCCCATCACTCAATTCCATCATGTCCCGGCTGCACGCCCGCCACCTGCGCCTGCTGATCGAGCTGGACGAGCACCGCTCGCTGCTGGGCGCAGCCAGCAGCGTCGGGCTTACCCAGCCCGGTGCCAGCAAGGCACTGCAGGAAATCGAAACCACCTTCGGCACCGTGCTGTTCAACCGCACCAACCGCGGGCTGGAGCCCACAGCCGCCGGGCATTGCGCCATCCGCTATGCGCGGGTGGTGCAAACCGATATTTCCAACCTGCGGCATGACCTGGATGCAATCCTGCGCGGTGTGGGTGGCCGGCTGGCGGTAGGCGCCATCATGGGCGCCGTGCCGTTGCTGATGCGGGCCGTGTCGCAGCTCGCCAGTATCCAGCCGCAGATGTCGTTCGAAATCATCGAAGACACCAGCCAGTCGCTGCTGGCGCAGATCGAAAGCGGCCGGCTGGACATTGCCCTGTGCCGCACCAGCGTCAGCAATACGCCGCAGCTGTTTGCCAGCACCTTTGTGCAGGATGAGACGCTGGCGGTCATCGCCAATGTCGACCACCCGCTCAAACACGCACAAACCGTGAGCCTTGCCGAGCTGGCCGAAAGCCGCTGGATCGTTTACCGGGCCAACATGCCGATGCGCGTACAACTGGAGCGCGAGTTCCACGACGCCGGGCTGCGCTTCCCGCTGCACCTGGTTGAAACCACGTCGATCCTGGCGACCTTGTCGCTGCTGCAACACCGCCCCGACTTTGTAGCGCTGGTGTCGATTGACGTGGCCCGGCAATGCGCAATGAACCAGCAAGTGTGCATTCTGCCCTTGGCCATGGCCTCGGTCAGCGACCCTTACGAGCTGGTCACCCGCAAAGGCAGCCAGACGACGCCGGCCATGGATACCCTCACCGAACTGCTGTTGCAGGGCGGACAGCACAACAACAGTTAG